The following coding sequences lie in one Nerophis lumbriciformis linkage group LG02, RoL_Nlum_v2.1, whole genome shotgun sequence genomic window:
- the napba gene encoding N-ethylmaleimide-sensitive factor attachment protein, beta a — translation MDNTGKEKEAMQLMAEADKKVKASGSFLGGMFGGNHKVEDACEMYARAANMFKMAKNWKAAGNAFCQAARLHMQLQNKLDSATSFVDAGNAYKKADPQEAINCLNQAIDIYTDMGRFTIAAKHHITIAEVYESELVDIEKAIAHYEQAADYYKGEESNSSANKCLLKVGHYSAQLEQYQKAIEIYEQVAMGTMDNPLLKYNAKEYFFKASLCHFIVDELNAKLAIEKYEEMFPAFSDSRELKLLKKLLEAHEEQNSEAFTEAVKDFDSVSRLDQWLTTMLLRIKKTIQGDAGDLK, via the exons ATGGACAACACGGGCAAAGAGAAGGAGGCCATGCAGCTGATGGCCGAAGCCGACAAGAAGGTCAAAGCCTCGGGATCGTTCCTCGGCGGAATGTTCGG TGGCAACCACAAGGTGGAGGACGCCTGCGAGATGTACGCCAGAGCAGCCAACATGTTCAAGATGGCCAAGAACTGGAAAg ctgccGGGAACGCGTTCTGCCAGGCGGCCCGGCTCCACATGCAGCTTCAGAACAAACTGGACTCTGCCACCAGCTTCGTGGATGCAGGCAACGCTTACAAGAAGGCCGACCCACAAG AGGCCATCAACTGTCTAAATCAGGCCATCGACATCTACACCGACAtg GGTCGCTTCACCATCGCAGCCAAGCACCACATCACCATAGCGGAGGTTTACGAGTCGGAGCTGGTGGACATCGAGAAG GCCATCGCCCACTACGAGCAGGCGGCCGACTACTACAAAGGGGAGGAATCCAACAG CTCGGCCAACAAGTGTCTCCTGAAGGTGGGCCACTACAGCGCCCAGCTGGAACAGTACCAGAAAGCCATCGAGATCTACGAGCAG GTTGCCATGGGGACCATGGACAATCCTCTGCTGAAGTACAACGCCAAGGAGTACTTCTTCAAGGCGTCGCTGTGTCACTTCATAGTAGACGAGCTCAACGCCAAG TTGGCCATCGAGAAGTACGAGGAGATGTTTCCCGCCTTCTCAGACTCAAGAGAGCTGAAActcttaaag AAACTCCTGGAGGCCCACGAGGAGCAGAACAGCGAGGCGTTCACCGAGGCCGTCAAGGACTTCGACTCGGTGTCCCGCCTGGACCAGTGGCTCACCACCATGCTGCTCCGCATCAAGAAGACCATCCAGGGGGACGCCGGCGACCTCAAGTAG